Proteins encoded within one genomic window of Scheffersomyces stipitis CBS 6054 chromosome 3, complete sequence:
- the ERO1 gene encoding protein required for protein disulfide bond formation in the ER (ERO1; essential, FAD-dependent oxidase of protein disulfide isomerase), giving the protein MNFSYFVLLVQVLVLSVSASSSQSLPQFKFSPFDSPDFCSQIITPTCNTTFSYIDDVNKAIRPSMRDLIKTSYFRYFKVNLDKQCKFWNAQHFCATENCAVEILSPEQYNWTKVKNENLNPSKLGKIERVGSTARDGALETEEPETCEDLDYSHIDDDHQCVYVNLLENPERFTGYGGNQSFDVWKAIYSENCFPNTNPMSMIGEEKEQCIEKNLFYRLVSGLHASIAVHLSNEYLEPETGEFYPNLQVFMNRVGSFNDRLANIYFNYALVAQSLVRLAEVLPLKEFIHSGYDDISPAQQKHLLESNVLDPEEKYDDLLLNDIIPALASNSLFNTSTLFDPSSVDPKLKDEFRARFKNISAIMDCVGCDRCRMWGKIQTIGYGTALKILFESEDPKNHDILKFRRIEIVALLNTFDRLSKSVEAINNFKSMYLEHLEDVKKGLAKPGDYETKHSNKGGFDFPFFSTPDSSASSKGSESTVAKKRLPPQPKKTSEGSNKLYYVESEKLYDVSKRTFSDEFKIAANEVWDALKFVLLSYKELPANLAEIALSKLITYWNLLIGKQVVFDYKSEVPLVDEQQQYDQLFSE; this is encoded by the coding sequence ATGAACTTCTCCTACTTTGTCCTCCTAGTGCAGGTGCTTGTGTTGTCTGTGCTGGCTCTGTCCTCACAATCGTTGCCCCAGTTCAAATTCAGTCCGTTTGACTCTCCCGATTTCTGTTCGCAGATCATTACCCCTACTTGTAACACTACCTTCTCATACATAGACGATGTCAACAAGGCAATCAGACCTTCCATGAGAGACCTCATCAAGACGTCCTACTTCCGTTACTTCAAGgtcaacttggacaagcAGTGTAAGTTCTGGAACGCGCAACACTTCTGTGCCACGGAAAACTGCGCCGTGGAGATCTTGTCCCCTGAACAGTACAACTGGACTAAGGTCAAGAACGAAAACCTCAACCCCTCTAAGTTGGGTAAAATTGAACGTGTTGGTTCTACTGCTCGAGATGGAGCTcttgaaactgaagaaccagaaaccTGCGAAGACTTGGACTACTCGCACATAGATGATGATCACCAATGTGTCTACGTAAATCTCTTAGAAAACCCAGAGAGATTCACTGGTTATGGTGGAAACCAATCGTTTGATGTCTGGAAAGCCATCTACTCAGAAAACTGCTTCCCTAATACCAATCCTATGTCTATGATCGGAGAGGAGAAGGAGCAGTGcatagaaaagaatttgttCTATCGACTTGTAAGTGGATTGCATGCTTCTATTGCAGTTCATTTGTCGAACGAGTATTTGGAGCCAGAGACTGGTGAATTTTATCCAAACTTGCAAGTTTTCATGAACAGAGTTGGTTCATTCAACGACAGATTGGCCAACATCTACTTCAACTACGCATTGGTAGCTCAGTCCCTAGTAAGATTGGCTGAGGTCTTACCTTTAAAAGAGTTTATTCACTCTGGCTATGATGATATCTCTCCTGCTCAACAGAAGCACTTGTTAGAGAGCAACGTCCTTGACCCTGAGGAAAAGTACGACGATTTATTGTTGAACGATATCATTCCTGCTTTGGCTTCCAACTCATTATTTAACACCTCAACTTTGTTTGACCCCTCCTCTGTGGACcccaagttgaaagacGAGTTTAGGGCTAGATTCAAGAACATCTCAGCAATTATGGATTGCGTAGGTTGTGACAGATGTAGAATGTGGGGCAAGATCCAGACCATTGGTTACGGGACTGCTCTCAAGATATTGtttgaaagtgaagatCCAAAGAACCacgacatcttgaagttcagaagAATCGAAATAGTTGCATTGTTGAACACTTTCGACAGATTGTCCAAGTCCGTGGAAgccatcaacaatttcaagagCATGTACTTagaacatcttgaagatgtcaaaaAGGGCTTGGCTAAGCCAGGTGATTACGAAACTAAGCATAGCAATAAGGGTGGGTTTGATTTCCCTTTTTTTTCTACTCCGGATTCTTCTGCTTCCTCGAAGGGCTCAGAATCTACAGtagcaaagaaaagattgcCACCTCAACCAAAGAAAACCAGCGAAGGAAGCAATAAATTGTACTACgttgaatctgaaaagttgtaCGATGTCAGTAAGAGAACTTTCAGTGACGAATTCAAGATTGCTGCCAACGAAGTGTGGGACGCGTTGAAGTTTGTATTGTTGAGCTACAAAGAATTGCCTGCCAACTTGGCAGAGATTGCTCTT
- the DBP3 gene encoding ATP-dependent RNA helicase CA3 of the DEAD/DEAH box family (go_function nucleic acid binding; helicase activity; ATP binding) has protein sequence MVEEHKNKKRRQEDGPADVPEKKVKVSKSEKKDKKEKKEKKEKKEKKEKKEKKEKKEKKEKKKKYEHTATISGSAQSSQGYTQSESLTNLPQSEIDSFLATNEVTIEDPHSLNLRPLLSFDQIQLNSKISAVVNKFPTPTPIQSVAWPYLLSGKDVIGVAETGSGKTFAFGVPAINNILTLGKSGLSVLCISPTRELASQIYDNLVDLTSNTNVKCVCVYGGVPKHDQVKNLKNANVVVATPGRLLDLIEDGAVNLGTVDYLVLDEADRMLETGFEDAIKAIIGGTKKENRQTLMFTATWPQEVRKLASTFMNQPVKVSIGDRDELAANKRITQIVEVIEPFDKEKKLLGLLRQYQSGSKKNDKVLIFALYKKEATRIEGLLRRNSYNVAAIHGDLSQQQRTNALNSFKKGESSLLLATDVAARGLDIPNVKVVINLTFPLTVEDYVHRIGRTGRAGQTGTAHTLFTEHEKHLSGALMNILRGANQPVPDELLKFGGHTKKKAHSAYGAFFKDVDMTKTAKKIKFD, from the exons ATGGTTGAGGAACATaagaacaaaaagagaagacagGAAGACGGCCCTGCTGACGTACCTGAAAAGAAGGTGAAAGTAAGCAAGTCTGAAAAGAAggacaagaaagaaaagaaggaaaagaaggagaagaaggaaaaaaaggagaagaaagagaagaaagagaagaaagagaagaaggaaaagaaa aagaagtacgaGCACACCGCCACCATCTCTGGCTCTGCCCAATCTTCTCAAGGCTACACTCAGTCTGAATCGCTCACTAACTTACCACAATCTGAAATCGATAGCTTCTTAGCTACCAATGAAGTCACTATTGAAGATCCTCACAGTTTGAACTTGAGACCATTGTTGTCATTTGACCAGATACAGTTGAACTCCAAGATCAGCGCAGTAGTGAACAAGTTTCCCACGCCAACCCCAATCCAGTCTGTCGCATGGCCATACTTGTTGAGTGGAAAAGATGTCATTGGTGTAGCTGAAACCGGGTCTGGTAAAACCTTTGCCTTCGGTGTTCCAGCCATCAACAACATTTTGACTTTAGGTAAGTCTGGCTTGAGTGTGTTGTGTATTTCTCCAACCAGAGAATTGGCCTCGCAAATCTACGACAACTTAGTCGATTTGACCAGTAACACTAATGTCAAGTGTGTTTGTGTTTATGGTGGTGTTCCCAAGCATGACCAAGTCAAGAACTTAAAGAATGCCAACGTCGTCGTTGCTACTCCAGGTAGATTATTGGATTTGATCGAAGATGGTGCCGTCAACTTGGGCACTGTAGATTACTTGGTTTTGGATGAAGCTGATAGAATGTTGGAAACCGGATTCGAAGATGCCATCAAGGCTATCATTGGTGGaaccaagaaggaaaacaGACAGACATTGATGTTCACTGCTACCTGGCCACAAGAAGTCAGAAAGTTGGCATCTACGTTCATGAATCAACCTGTCAAGGTCAGCATTGGTGACAGAGATGAGTTGGCTGCCAACAAGAGAATCACCCAAATCGTTGAAGTCATCGAACCTTTTgacaaagagaaaaagttgttggGCTTATTGAGACAATATCAGTCTGgatccaagaagaatgacAAGGTGTTGATTTTTGCATTATACAAGAAGGAAGCTACGAGAATCGAAGGGTTGTTGAGAAGAAACTCCTACAACGTTGCTGCAATTCACGGAGACTTGTCGCAGCAGCAGAGAACCAATGCATTGAACTCTTTCAAGAAGGGTGAGTCgagtttgttgttggccaCGGATGTTGCAGCCAGAGGTTTGGATATTCCCAACGTCAAGGTGgtcatcaacttgaccTTCCCCTTGACTGTAGAAGACTACGTTCATAGAATCGGTAGAACCGGTAGAGCTGGTCAAACTGGTACTGCCCATACTCTTTTCACCGAACATGAAAAGCATTTGAGTGGTGCCTTGATGAATATTTTGAGAGGTGCCAACCAGCCAGTTCCAGATGAATTATTAAAATTCGGAGGTCACACCAAAAAGAAGGCTCATTCCGCTTACGGtgccttcttcaaggacGTGGACATGACGAAGACTGCcaaaaagatcaagtttGATTAG